A window of the Candidatus Eisenbacteria bacterium genome harbors these coding sequences:
- a CDS encoding CoA-binding protein yields the protein MGKAEDAEIRDILAGIKSIAVVGLSDKPDRPSYHVASFLKSKGYVVIPVNPAKEEILDRKCFASLEEIPEKIDAVVVFRRSEDTVPVAMSAAKTKAKVLWLQLGIKNDEARRIAEKAGLKVVMDRCMAIEHGRLM from the coding sequence ATGGGCAAAGCCGAAGATGCCGAAATCCGGGATATCCTGGCCGGGATAAAATCAATTGCCGTAGTCGGACTCTCGGACAAACCCGACAGGCCAAGCTACCACGTCGCATCGTTCCTCAAGAGTAAGGGGTATGTGGTGATTCCCGTGAATCCCGCGAAAGAAGAGATTCTTGACCGGAAGTGCTTTGCCTCACTGGAGGAGATTCCAGAGAAGATTGATGCTGTTGTGGTTTTCCGGCGGAGCGAGGATACCGTGCCTGTGGCCATGAGCGCCGCGAAAACAAAGGCAAAGGTGCTTTGGCTCCAGCTCGGGATCAAGAACGACGAAGCTCGAAGAATCGCAGAAAAAGCCGGACTGAAGGTGGTCATGGACAGATGTATGGCTATTGAGCATGGGAGGCTTATGTAG
- a CDS encoding DUF401 family protein: protein MLVLVLLKLRADLGVSLLGGSILLGIMAGVHPYLLSTTILSSVFGRDSLQLLGTIILISALAELCRALGYLDRFVKSLKGLIGDVRAVIALIPAFIGLFPMPGGAMLSAPLVNRAASGLDLSNEDKAFLNYWFRHIWEWVLPLYPGLIVASAILGVEVKRMSLKQIPITLATIVAGVIFGLAKIKREKVKDEEKGHILAELKLLFLNIWPFLLVIGLYVILKLNLFISLVLTFLVVALIGKTGFVKMRTAVVDSATASTLSLVFGVMAFKGVIGASQAINVVSSFVGQSEISRYVVCFFVPMGVGALTGVTQAYVGVTFPILMPFFGERGDLSLPMLAFAGGFLGVLLSPVHLCLALTREYFGADTLKFYKLLFLPMLFVFAVIVILTIF, encoded by the coding sequence ATCCTGGTCCTTGTTCTCCTCAAGCTGAGGGCCGATCTCGGCGTTTCATTGCTCGGCGGTTCGATTCTCCTCGGGATTATGGCAGGAGTGCATCCCTACCTGCTTTCCACGACAATCCTCTCTTCGGTCTTCGGCAGGGATTCCCTTCAACTCCTTGGAACGATTATTCTCATAAGTGCGCTCGCAGAGCTATGCCGTGCCCTCGGATACCTCGACAGGTTTGTGAAAAGCCTGAAAGGGCTCATCGGCGACGTGAGAGCTGTTATTGCGCTGATACCGGCATTCATCGGGCTCTTTCCAATGCCGGGTGGGGCAATGCTGTCTGCGCCCCTGGTGAACAGAGCAGCATCAGGCCTCGATCTTTCGAATGAAGACAAGGCTTTCCTGAATTACTGGTTCCGGCATATCTGGGAGTGGGTGCTTCCGCTTTACCCCGGGCTTATAGTTGCCTCCGCCATTCTGGGGGTTGAGGTAAAGAGAATGTCTCTGAAACAGATACCTATCACCCTGGCAACGATAGTCGCAGGAGTAATCTTCGGACTGGCGAAGATTAAGAGAGAGAAAGTCAAAGACGAAGAAAAGGGGCACATCCTTGCAGAACTGAAACTCCTTTTCCTGAATATCTGGCCGTTTCTGCTGGTCATTGGTCTGTATGTAATCCTCAAGCTCAACCTTTTCATCTCCCTGGTTCTCACTTTCCTTGTTGTTGCCCTGATAGGGAAGACTGGTTTCGTGAAGATGCGCACCGCCGTAGTGGACAGTGCAACAGCTTCGACCCTGAGTCTTGTCTTCGGCGTAATGGCCTTCAAGGGAGTGATCGGCGCTTCTCAGGCGATCAACGTCGTGTCTTCATTCGTCGGCCAGAGTGAAATCTCCCGCTACGTCGTGTGCTTCTTCGTGCCCATGGGAGTTGGGGCGCTTACCGGAGTGACGCAGGCGTACGTTGGCGTTACCTTTCCGATCCTTATGCCTTTCTTTGGAGAGAGGGGCGATCTCAGCCTTCCCATGCTCGCCTTTGCGGGTGGCTTTCTGGGGGTTCTCCTGTCACCGGTTCATCTTTGCCTTGCATTGACGAGGGAGTATTTTGGAGCAGATACGCTGAAGTTTTACAAACTGCTCTTTCTCCCCATGCTCTTTGTGTTCGCAGTGATAGTCATACTCACAATTTTCTAA
- a CDS encoding AI-2E family transporter: MSIEKSSARNLVLWALGAFLLIWLLVKLKGILVLVILSVLFAYVLDPAVSLLERVKLTRGKRLSRKIAVFLVVLISVAIIGTALLIAIPRLAEEVASFAMSFPEYAFKARELLLQVMPRLLERNLPPSLVSSIENEISGAIASVGGLVARSLYSVVSTIIHILSLLIIPAMAVYLLIDGKDLKQILISRFSGGKRDRLEGIVDSLNVALSSYIRGQTIVCLSMGVACGIVFSILGLPYSLLLGVTAGLMEAVPIVGFITTLILTCLAGLSHSVGLAITGGILYIVANQVLGLVLTPRVMGRHMKLHPFLVLLSIMCGIQLAGFVGAVLALPVAASARVLLNSFLSQQGSGK, encoded by the coding sequence ATGTCAATTGAGAAAAGCAGTGCGAGAAACCTGGTTCTCTGGGCTCTTGGTGCGTTTCTTCTAATCTGGCTTCTTGTGAAGTTGAAGGGCATCCTGGTGCTCGTTATTCTCTCCGTGCTCTTTGCCTACGTGCTTGACCCTGCCGTCAGTCTTCTGGAAAGAGTGAAGCTCACGCGCGGAAAAAGACTATCAAGAAAAATTGCCGTTTTCCTAGTGGTTCTCATCTCGGTCGCCATAATTGGAACGGCCCTCCTCATCGCAATCCCGAGACTTGCGGAAGAAGTCGCCTCTTTTGCGATGAGCTTCCCGGAGTATGCGTTTAAGGCGAGAGAGCTTCTTCTCCAGGTGATGCCCCGCCTTCTGGAGAGGAACCTGCCTCCGTCGCTTGTGTCTTCGATTGAGAATGAAATAAGTGGAGCAATTGCCTCAGTTGGAGGCCTTGTCGCACGGAGTCTCTATTCGGTTGTTAGTACGATCATTCATATTCTAAGCCTTCTTATCATACCGGCAATGGCCGTCTATCTCCTGATTGACGGAAAGGACTTGAAGCAGATTCTCATCAGCCGGTTTTCGGGCGGGAAACGGGACAGGTTAGAGGGAATAGTGGATAGTCTCAACGTAGCACTTTCGTCGTACATCAGAGGCCAGACGATTGTCTGCCTGTCAATGGGAGTGGCATGTGGAATTGTCTTCTCGATCCTGGGACTGCCGTACTCACTCCTTCTTGGCGTGACGGCAGGATTGATGGAGGCAGTGCCGATCGTTGGATTCATCACGACTCTCATCCTTACCTGCCTGGCCGGACTTTCTCACAGTGTCGGTCTCGCAATCACGGGAGGGATTCTCTACATTGTTGCGAATCAGGTTCTCGGCCTGGTTCTTACGCCGAGGGTCATGGGAAGGCACATGAAGCTTCATCCTTTCCTGGTGCTGCTTTCGATCATGTGCGGGATTCAGCTTGCCGGATTTGTCGGCGCAGTGCTCGCTCTTCCGGTGGCAGCTTCAGCCAGGGTGCTGCTGAATTCTTTTCTTAGCCAACAGGGGAGCGGCAAATAG
- a CDS encoding M6 family metalloprotease domain-containing protein — MTRSILILCGLLVFLSRDGLAVSFPPDEIMRLRREGRVSELAAIEKRKALLGVDRIDDRFSFNMNKYPASSTVKLNIAVILVDFWDVPADSVKFPRAHFDSLLFSKDTYPTGSLRDYYLKSSYGRLDLGGKIVGWFRMPHQYSYYSLPPNHGLGPYPANAQLMASDAIKAADPLVNYSLFDSDGPDGVADSGDDDGFVDAVFVIHAGRGYEESFDDRDIVSHQWMLRDDLSVDFVKVRYYATGPHDGKIGTLAHELGHLLGLPDLYDTTYRSFGLGYWSLMAWGSWTGNPRGARPVGFDAYCKAKLGFVNPTVPKANISGVSVPPVETSASILKLWTYGNEGSQYFLAENRRMQGVDQFIPGEGLLVYHVDESVFSNDDSSHYRVALEQADGESNLECYSGPACNTGDTGDPFPGNAGKTRFGADTTPSSRNYSGFDTQTEIKNIYELGDTVMADFSVEVIPFPNVTRYYLTDSTVSGTPNGYLEPGEKGKLRLKIINEGSDLTDMSLRVLEDDAKVTMDVDSLLLGPLVARDSIVTGQDIVFSFGSDAPTGTYGIWFKVRFYEGSTFLDQDSILVAAGGPSNFLEDVESGAGGWVHLPCEGTTDEWHVSDMRSSSPSHSWKCGATLVGNPYSSDQDAVLVTPLLNLNPGSTLSFKYWVEAEVLTPALALDGGMVEVSEGGGPFVPVEPEGGYPYRVFSSSPDGKLAGRGVFSGASTDQSPTGWLDAGFNLGELSGSVRFRFRFFTDGSGDLEGWYIDDVRVETPTPTGLELSDILCTKEGALLIWRSSERYLYFDILRAGSPSIDQAHQVNAGRISGEENTPINFLDKEADAREPWYFVRGAGRDGKADLFGPWSLECGSRGIREIAFDRNPFPGKLKIFLTGFTGSGMSELKIEVFDVMGRCVRRLGEESPGVWRWDGRDAHGLDLPSGVYLFKSTAGEAVAAKKAVLLR, encoded by the coding sequence TTGACTAGAAGCATTCTTATCCTGTGTGGGCTCCTCGTGTTTCTCTCCAGAGACGGGCTTGCTGTAAGCTTCCCGCCGGATGAGATAATGAGATTGAGAAGAGAAGGCAGAGTTTCGGAGCTGGCCGCGATCGAAAAGAGGAAAGCATTACTGGGTGTTGACAGGATCGATGACAGGTTCTCATTCAACATGAACAAGTATCCTGCATCCTCAACCGTAAAACTGAACATAGCCGTCATTCTTGTCGATTTCTGGGATGTTCCGGCGGACTCGGTCAAATTCCCACGCGCCCATTTTGACTCTCTCCTTTTCTCCAAGGACACATATCCGACCGGAAGCCTCAGAGACTACTATCTCAAAAGCTCCTACGGCAGGCTGGATCTTGGAGGGAAAATCGTGGGATGGTTCAGGATGCCGCATCAGTATTCTTACTACTCCTTGCCGCCCAATCACGGGCTCGGCCCGTATCCGGCAAATGCGCAGCTCATGGCGAGTGATGCCATCAAGGCCGCAGACCCGCTCGTGAACTACTCGCTTTTTGATAGTGACGGTCCGGACGGAGTCGCTGATTCAGGGGATGATGACGGTTTTGTTGATGCCGTGTTTGTGATTCATGCCGGCAGGGGCTACGAAGAGAGTTTCGACGACCGGGACATAGTCTCCCATCAGTGGATGCTTAGAGATGACCTCAGCGTTGATTTCGTGAAAGTCAGGTACTACGCCACGGGACCACATGACGGAAAAATAGGAACACTGGCTCACGAGCTCGGTCATCTTCTTGGATTGCCCGATCTGTACGACACCACCTACAGGTCTTTTGGACTCGGCTATTGGTCTCTGATGGCGTGGGGATCCTGGACAGGGAATCCGAGAGGGGCCCGTCCCGTCGGGTTTGATGCTTATTGCAAGGCCAAGCTTGGATTCGTGAATCCGACCGTGCCAAAGGCGAACATCAGCGGGGTCAGCGTGCCTCCGGTGGAGACAAGCGCGTCGATCCTGAAATTGTGGACTTATGGCAATGAGGGAAGCCAATACTTCCTGGCCGAGAACAGACGCATGCAGGGAGTAGATCAGTTCATTCCCGGAGAGGGACTCCTGGTCTATCACGTCGATGAATCAGTGTTCTCCAACGATGATTCATCGCATTACAGGGTCGCGCTCGAACAGGCAGACGGCGAGTCCAACCTGGAATGCTATTCCGGCCCGGCCTGCAACACGGGTGATACTGGAGACCCTTTCCCTGGGAATGCCGGAAAAACAAGGTTTGGAGCTGACACAACTCCTTCAAGCAGGAACTACTCGGGCTTTGACACACAGACAGAGATAAAGAACATATATGAACTTGGCGATACGGTGATGGCGGACTTTTCAGTGGAGGTAATTCCCTTTCCGAACGTCACCCGCTACTACCTGACGGATTCAACAGTTTCCGGAACCCCAAACGGCTATCTTGAACCCGGCGAGAAAGGAAAGCTTCGTCTTAAGATTATAAATGAAGGTAGCGACCTAACTGATATGTCCTTAAGGGTGTTAGAAGATGACGCAAAAGTGACTATGGACGTGGATTCACTCTTGCTGGGACCGCTTGTGGCCCGCGACAGCATCGTGACAGGACAGGACATAGTTTTCTCATTTGGCAGTGATGCACCCACCGGGACATACGGCATATGGTTCAAGGTGAGATTCTATGAGGGGAGTACATTCCTGGATCAAGACAGCATTCTTGTCGCGGCAGGAGGGCCGAGCAACTTCTTAGAAGACGTTGAATCCGGAGCGGGGGGCTGGGTGCATTTGCCTTGCGAGGGAACCACTGATGAGTGGCACGTCTCGGACATGAGGAGCAGTTCCCCAAGCCATAGCTGGAAGTGCGGCGCCACTCTGGTCGGCAACCCGTACTCATCCGACCAGGACGCAGTCCTTGTGACTCCTCTCCTCAATCTCAATCCGGGCTCAACTTTGAGCTTCAAGTACTGGGTTGAGGCTGAGGTTCTGACCCCTGCGCTTGCACTCGATGGCGGCATGGTGGAAGTGTCGGAGGGAGGGGGGCCGTTTGTGCCGGTCGAACCTGAAGGGGGTTATCCCTACAGGGTTTTCTCGAGCTCTCCTGACGGGAAGCTTGCCGGACGGGGAGTCTTCTCGGGAGCGAGCACAGATCAAAGCCCCACGGGTTGGCTTGATGCGGGCTTCAATCTGGGAGAGCTTTCGGGTTCGGTGAGATTCCGGTTCAGATTCTTCACCGATGGATCAGGGGACCTTGAGGGATGGTACATTGACGATGTCAGAGTCGAGACCCCTACGCCAACAGGGCTTGAGCTCTCCGATATCCTGTGCACCAAAGAAGGAGCTCTCTTGATCTGGAGAAGTTCGGAGCGCTACTTGTACTTTGACATTCTGAGAGCCGGGTCGCCTTCAATAGATCAGGCTCATCAGGTGAATGCGGGGCGAATATCCGGTGAAGAGAACACTCCCATCAACTTCCTTGACAAAGAGGCAGACGCGCGTGAGCCGTGGTATTTTGTCAGGGGCGCAGGCAGAGATGGAAAAGCCGACCTCTTCGGCCCGTGGAGTCTTGAATGTGGAAGCCGCGGAATAAGAGAGATTGCTTTTGACAGAAATCCATTCCCGGGGAAACTCAAGATTTTTCTGACCGGCTTCACCGGATCCGGAATGTCAGAGCTCAAGATCGAGGTTTTTGACGTTATGGGAAGATGCGTTCGACGACTCGGTGAGGAATCGCCGGGAGTCTGGCGCTGGGACGGGAGGGACGCGCATGGTCTCGACCTCCCCTCGGGAGTTTATCTCTTCAAATCAACCGCAGGCGAGGCAGTAGCCGCCAAGAAAGCAGTTCTTCTCAGATGA
- a CDS encoding T9SS type A sorting domain-containing protein: MKAKALRPFYFALLTLIFVPALCSAAWVNYKRLTSTTWESGITGGHGHPVQATLSGNVHIVWHDYGGGAAPQTPQVYWRKFSKAGAVWGDTVRVSRGTGLAVDPVTALSPNESLFIFWRDRRSGSYSDIYHRSLSVAGVWDNSDTMLVRLSSVSSALTATSDSDGNIFLLWTDSGEVWQRIYCKRRFSSTGWEAGDICVSENPGGSTSAAPSAASDKLGNVYVVWADDRAGNWEIYCRAYMKDVGWEAQPRRITTANGISTNPSVACDGIGNVHVVWSDNRGGPFAIYYKKKSLGAPQWGRDRVFSKGTGDAGNPTVAADENGGVFVAWEDSRNLGIGTEIYFRAFTADGGLDPDDTRITVNYGTSWSPSLSLDGSGSLHLVWADNSEGNLEIYYAKGTGMAAVDAQDVELSAVPSGNCVILKWKVGWSPFLRGLSIIRKDEDGNQELILDREIHGSGKGDCIDEGILPGHVYEYRAVLTGSDGTFLASRSLRLSIPLWDDFIIFPNPSTGRLTFEFTASRRGSIRLIVFDVRGRMVSSFEPDSGPGERSRFDWVFPRENRASGIYVAVLVNGDKRVAKKFVLID; the protein is encoded by the coding sequence ATGAAAGCGAAAGCTCTTAGGCCATTCTATTTCGCTTTGTTGACGCTCATCTTTGTGCCCGCGCTTTGCTCCGCTGCCTGGGTGAATTACAAGAGACTGACATCCACGACCTGGGAATCCGGGATCACTGGGGGCCACGGACATCCTGTCCAGGCGACCCTCTCTGGAAATGTTCATATAGTCTGGCATGACTACGGAGGCGGCGCAGCTCCGCAGACCCCGCAGGTTTACTGGAGGAAATTCTCCAAGGCGGGTGCGGTCTGGGGGGATACTGTCAGGGTCTCCCGCGGTACCGGGTTGGCCGTTGACCCTGTTACGGCTCTCTCGCCGAATGAATCACTGTTTATCTTCTGGCGGGACAGAAGAAGCGGCTCATACTCCGACATCTATCACAGGTCTCTTTCTGTGGCGGGCGTGTGGGACAATTCAGACACAATGCTGGTAAGACTCTCTTCGGTTTCCTCCGCCTTGACTGCAACCTCAGACTCAGACGGAAACATTTTCCTTCTCTGGACTGATTCAGGAGAGGTCTGGCAAAGGATCTACTGCAAGAGAAGATTTTCATCGACCGGGTGGGAGGCCGGGGACATTTGTGTGAGCGAGAATCCGGGGGGGAGCACTTCGGCAGCGCCCTCAGCAGCTTCCGACAAGCTTGGCAACGTGTATGTCGTCTGGGCTGATGACAGAGCAGGAAACTGGGAAATATACTGCCGCGCCTACATGAAAGATGTCGGATGGGAAGCTCAGCCGAGAAGAATCACCACCGCCAACGGAATATCGACAAATCCTTCAGTCGCGTGTGACGGGATCGGAAATGTTCATGTAGTCTGGTCTGACAACAGGGGCGGTCCGTTTGCCATCTACTACAAGAAGAAATCCTTGGGGGCGCCCCAGTGGGGAAGAGACAGAGTTTTCTCAAAGGGAACCGGCGATGCCGGCAATCCGACGGTGGCTGCGGACGAAAATGGTGGTGTCTTTGTGGCGTGGGAGGACAGCCGAAATCTTGGGATCGGGACCGAGATTTACTTTCGTGCCTTCACAGCAGATGGAGGCCTGGACCCGGATGACACTCGCATAACGGTCAACTACGGCACCTCCTGGAGTCCCTCACTCTCTTTGGACGGTTCGGGCAGCCTTCACCTTGTCTGGGCGGACAACTCCGAAGGAAATCTCGAGATCTACTATGCAAAGGGAACAGGAATGGCGGCCGTGGACGCCCAGGATGTGGAGTTGAGTGCTGTTCCGTCCGGCAACTGTGTGATTCTGAAATGGAAGGTTGGATGGTCTCCTTTCCTGAGAGGGCTCTCGATCATAAGAAAAGATGAGGATGGAAACCAGGAACTCATCCTGGATCGGGAAATCCACGGTTCGGGAAAGGGAGATTGCATCGATGAGGGGATTCTCCCCGGTCATGTGTATGAGTACAGAGCCGTCCTCACCGGTAGTGACGGCACATTTTTGGCATCGCGCTCGCTCCGGCTCTCGATCCCCTTGTGGGATGACTTTATCATTTTCCCCAACCCATCCACCGGAAGGCTTACGTTCGAATTCACGGCAAGCAGGAGAGGGTCCATTAGGCTCATCGTGTTTGATGTCCGAGGCAGGATGGTAAGCTCGTTCGAGCCCGATTCGGGACCCGGTGAGAGGTCAAGGTTCGATTGGGTTTTCCCGCGAGAAAACCGTGCTTCCGGAATCTATGTCGCAGTACTTGTGAATGGAGACAAAAGAGTTGCCAAGAAATTCGTCCTCATTGACTAG
- a CDS encoding dipeptide epimerase, which yields MKLTFEPLNLETKHLFAISRGGSKVFKNVLLRIESDGLVGLGEAGPSSFHGENQRTVLAALETICERVSGMNPFSDPVCEEAKKAIGKNFAAKAALDMAVHDIKGRKAGVPVWFSLGISRETAPTTSVTIGLDEIDAMRKKVKEASSYPILKVKLGTDKDVEILRAMREETDAVIRVDANCAWSAKEAVRKIKALESFGIEFVEQPVPPNDIEGLRFVRERVDVPIIADESAGTPEDIPKLVGAVDGINIKLQKCGGITEALKMIHTARSFGLSVMIGCMIESSLSVTAAAHLSPLVDYADLDGPILLKTDPFKGVLFEKGRIVLPSSAGLGVERRQP from the coding sequence ATGAAGCTCACGTTTGAACCCTTGAATCTGGAAACAAAGCACCTCTTTGCCATATCTCGCGGAGGTTCGAAAGTTTTCAAGAACGTCCTTCTCAGAATCGAAAGCGATGGTCTCGTCGGACTGGGCGAAGCAGGTCCGTCTTCGTTTCACGGCGAGAACCAGAGAACGGTGCTTGCTGCTCTCGAGACAATTTGTGAGAGAGTGAGCGGGATGAATCCGTTTTCCGATCCGGTATGCGAGGAAGCGAAGAAGGCGATAGGGAAGAACTTTGCTGCGAAGGCGGCCCTTGACATGGCCGTGCACGATATAAAGGGAAGGAAAGCCGGTGTTCCGGTTTGGTTTTCTCTTGGTATCTCAAGGGAGACGGCGCCAACCACATCGGTCACCATCGGACTGGATGAGATTGACGCAATGAGGAAGAAGGTCAAAGAGGCATCTTCTTATCCAATCCTGAAGGTGAAGCTTGGCACAGACAAAGACGTTGAGATTCTTAGAGCCATGAGAGAAGAGACTGATGCCGTGATAAGGGTTGATGCAAACTGTGCCTGGAGTGCGAAGGAGGCCGTCAGGAAGATAAAGGCGCTTGAGTCTTTCGGGATAGAGTTTGTAGAACAACCGGTCCCGCCCAATGATATTGAAGGTCTCAGGTTCGTAAGAGAAAGAGTTGATGTCCCGATCATTGCCGACGAGAGCGCTGGAACACCGGAGGATATCCCAAAGCTTGTTGGGGCAGTCGATGGCATAAACATAAAGCTCCAGAAGTGCGGAGGGATCACGGAAGCTCTCAAGATGATTCATACGGCAAGGTCATTTGGACTGTCGGTTATGATTGGATGTATGATAGAAAGTTCTCTCTCGGTAACTGCTGCGGCTCATTTGTCCCCCCTTGTAGACTATGCCGACCTCGATGGCCCGATTCTGTTGAAGACAGATCCCTTCAAAGGTGTTCTTTTTGAGAAAGGAAGAATTGTTCTTCCCTCCTCGGCCGGTCTTGGAGTGGAAAGAAGGCAGCCCTGA
- a CDS encoding DUF1611 domain-containing protein: MRQPRDSARKDFPIPFAVLAEGQFGLLESKTAACVIRYREKDVACVIDSSRAGQDAGDVLGFGKGIPVVSSIEDAIKFGPRSLLIGIAPKGGRLPDVFRVIVRKAMLAGLSIVSGLHTFLAEDDELVEIAGKTGVRLFDIRKVPDDLSVPTGRRKEIGAAVVLTVGSDSNTGKMTVAYELNREARRAGLRSYFAATGQTGILLSGSGIAVDRVICDFLAGACERLLLSVPDDAELIIVEGQGSLFHPAFSGVAVGLLHGTMPDGMILCHQPTRKEIRAYSVPIPPLKRQIQMHEDVASYLRESKVLGIALNCFDLDPSQTKKAVEEAERETGLPAFDAIKEGSGRVMASLARLVEDCRRRKNEAHV, translated from the coding sequence ATGAGACAGCCAAGAGATTCTGCACGTAAAGACTTTCCGATTCCTTTTGCAGTCCTGGCTGAAGGGCAGTTTGGCCTCCTGGAATCGAAGACGGCCGCCTGCGTCATAAGATATAGAGAAAAAGACGTTGCCTGTGTGATAGACAGTTCGAGAGCCGGACAGGACGCAGGGGACGTGCTGGGATTCGGAAAGGGAATCCCGGTCGTCTCATCGATTGAAGATGCCATCAAGTTCGGTCCGAGGTCGCTTCTTATTGGAATTGCCCCAAAGGGAGGGAGGCTCCCGGACGTCTTTCGCGTGATAGTCAGGAAGGCGATGCTCGCCGGGCTCTCGATAGTAAGCGGGCTTCATACTTTTCTGGCGGAGGATGATGAGCTGGTTGAGATTGCCGGCAAGACCGGGGTCCGGCTCTTCGACATCAGGAAAGTCCCCGATGACCTTTCAGTCCCGACCGGGAGAAGAAAGGAAATCGGCGCCGCCGTGGTCTTGACCGTCGGCAGCGACAGCAACACCGGCAAGATGACCGTAGCATACGAGCTCAACAGAGAAGCGAGAAGAGCGGGCTTAAGAAGCTACTTTGCGGCTACGGGGCAGACGGGGATTCTTCTCTCGGGCAGCGGGATTGCGGTTGACAGAGTGATTTGCGATTTTCTCGCCGGGGCATGTGAACGATTGCTTCTCTCTGTCCCTGATGATGCTGAGCTGATAATCGTGGAAGGGCAGGGCTCTCTGTTTCATCCCGCCTTCTCGGGGGTCGCAGTTGGGCTTTTGCACGGTACGATGCCGGACGGAATGATCTTATGTCATCAGCCGACTCGAAAAGAGATTCGGGCGTACAGTGTTCCGATACCTCCTTTGAAGAGGCAGATTCAAATGCATGAGGATGTGGCGTCTTATCTCCGGGAATCGAAAGTCCTGGGCATAGCTCTCAATTGCTTCGACCTGGACCCGTCGCAGACAAAAAAGGCGGTGGAAGAAGCTGAGAGAGAAACCGGCCTTCCTGCATTTGATGCGATCAAGGAGGGCAGCGGAAGAGTCATGGCCTCGCTCGCGAGGCTCGTTGAAGACTGCCGCCGGAGGAAAAATGAAGCTCACGTTTGA